From the genome of Clostridium sp. BNL1100, one region includes:
- the yajC gene encoding preprotein translocase subunit YajC: protein MAVAALVQLVLPMALILGLMYVMLILPQKKKEKKTQQMLNSLQVGWGVTTIGGIVGKIINIKDDEIYIESGVDKNKILVKRWAIKDVIKPVEG from the coding sequence ATGGCAGTAGCAGCGTTAGTTCAATTAGTATTACCTATGGCTTTAATTCTGGGACTTATGTATGTAATGCTTATTCTCCCACAGAAAAAGAAGGAAAAGAAGACCCAGCAAATGCTTAATTCACTTCAAGTTGGGTGGGGTGTTACAACTATCGGAGGTATAGTAGGTAAGATTATAAACATAAAAGATGACGAAATATATATCGAATCCGGCGTTGATAAAAACAAGATACTTGTAAAGCGTTGGGCAATTAAAGATGTTATAAAGCCTGTTGAAGGCTAA
- a CDS encoding TIGR04086 family membrane protein produces the protein MSVQTPGLKKTLDEHINLMRVIKGLIIAFLITLPCFLGFALFLTYTDFPEKHTYIAVLITTVLSVLVASAYSTKNVKSKGWMNGCFVGILYVALLYIASSIVFLNFKVDVQVILSVVIGAIVGCLGGIFGINLR, from the coding sequence ATGAGCGTACAGACACCTGGATTAAAGAAAACATTGGATGAGCACATAAACCTGATGAGGGTTATAAAAGGCTTAATAATTGCTTTTCTTATAACGCTTCCGTGTTTTTTAGGGTTCGCATTATTTTTAACATATACGGATTTTCCTGAAAAACACACCTACATTGCAGTTCTTATTACAACTGTATTGAGTGTACTGGTGGCATCAGCTTACTCCACAAAAAATGTTAAGAGTAAAGGTTGGATGAACGGCTGCTTTGTGGGAATCCTTTATGTGGCTTTACTTTACATTGCCAGCAGTATTGTTTTCCTAAATTTTAAAGTCGATGTTCAGGTGATATTATCTGTGGTTATCGGTGCCATTGTGGGGTGCCTGGGTGGCATCTTTGGAATTAATTTACGATAA
- the scfA gene encoding six-cysteine ranthipeptide SCIFF, translating into MKHIKTINNATLKNSLAKGGCGECQTSCQSACKTSCTVANQSCENK; encoded by the coding sequence ATGAAACATATAAAGACTATTAACAATGCTACTCTTAAAAACAGCCTTGCAAAAGGTGGATGTGGCGAATGTCAGACTTCTTGCCAGTCAGCTTGCAAGACATCATGCACGGTTGCTAATCAAAGCTGCGAAAACAAGTAA
- the scfB gene encoding thioether cross-link-forming SCIFF peptide maturase: MIHKYTMFDTNIVLDVNSGAVHVFDDAAFDIVGLYKNEARKQIIESLSEKYSGQVIEDAYEEIAELESQGLIFSEDAYSDALNKWERKPVVKALCLHICHDCNLRCKYCFASTGSFGGHRTMMDLETGKKAIDFLIEKSAGRRNLEVDFFGGEPLMNFDVVKGIVEYARIREKESGKNFRFTITTNAVLLNEEIKDFINKNMHNVVLSIDGRKETNDNMRPRVDGSGTYDRILPKIQDMAESRNQDNYYVRGTFTRENLDFSEDVLHLADQGFKQISIEPVVAAKDSGYDIREQDLPKLFEEYENLAREYVKRDSEKCGFNFFHFMIDLQQGPCVIKRLGGCGSGHEYLAVTPEGDLYPCHQFVGDEKFKMGNVHEGVFNSDFQKDFQKSNVYTKKDCAECWAKFYCSGGCAANAYQFNNDINVPYKIGCELEKKRVECAIWIKTQE; encoded by the coding sequence ATGATTCACAAGTATACTATGTTCGATACCAATATAGTCTTGGACGTAAACAGCGGTGCTGTCCATGTATTTGATGATGCTGCTTTTGATATAGTAGGTTTATATAAGAATGAAGCAAGGAAACAGATAATTGAATCACTATCAGAAAAATACTCAGGACAAGTTATTGAAGATGCTTATGAGGAAATTGCCGAACTTGAATCCCAAGGTTTGATTTTTAGTGAGGATGCATATTCCGATGCTCTAAATAAGTGGGAAAGAAAACCGGTAGTAAAGGCTTTATGTCTACATATTTGTCATGACTGTAACCTCAGGTGCAAATATTGTTTTGCCTCCACAGGAAGTTTTGGTGGTCACAGAACTATGATGGATCTTGAAACAGGTAAGAAAGCAATAGATTTTTTGATTGAAAAATCTGCAGGCAGACGTAATCTGGAAGTAGACTTTTTTGGCGGTGAGCCGCTAATGAACTTCGACGTGGTAAAAGGTATCGTTGAATATGCCAGAATCAGGGAAAAAGAATCTGGCAAGAATTTCAGATTTACTATTACTACAAATGCTGTATTATTAAATGAAGAAATAAAAGATTTTATTAATAAGAATATGCATAATGTGGTTCTCAGTATTGACGGACGTAAGGAAACCAATGACAATATGAGGCCTAGAGTTGACGGGTCAGGAACTTATGACAGAATTCTTCCTAAAATCCAGGATATGGCTGAATCAAGAAATCAGGATAATTACTATGTAAGAGGTACTTTTACAAGAGAAAATCTTGATTTTTCCGAAGATGTACTTCATCTGGCTGATCAGGGCTTCAAGCAGATATCTATAGAGCCTGTTGTTGCTGCTAAGGATTCCGGTTATGACATCCGCGAACAGGATCTTCCAAAACTTTTTGAAGAGTATGAAAACCTTGCAAGAGAATATGTAAAAAGAGATAGTGAAAAGTGCGGCTTTAATTTCTTCCATTTTATGATTGATTTGCAGCAGGGGCCCTGTGTCATCAAGAGACTTGGTGGATGCGGTTCCGGCCATGAATATCTGGCAGTTACGCCGGAAGGTGATTTATATCCTTGCCATCAGTTTGTGGGGGATGAGAAGTTTAAAATGGGCAATGTTCATGAAGGTGTATTCAATAGTGATTTTCAGAAAGATTTTCAAAAGTCTAATGTTTACACAAAAAAGGACTGCGCTGAATGTTGGGCTAAATTTTATTGCAGTGGAGGGTGTGCTGCAAATGCGTACCAGTTTAATAATGATATTAATGTTCCATACAAAATTGGTTGCGAACTTGAGAAAAAGAGAGTAGAATGTGCAATCTGGATAAAAACTCAAGAAT